The genomic window TGGCCGACCGAAAATGTTTGAGGCCTTCCAGTCGGccgcagttttaaagctaatttcctgcaattccatgcatgttgccatggcttatgctatGTGAGTGACTCAaaaattataacaaaatcaatgggggccccatgtCATGACAAAAACACTCCTGAATGTATAATTTCTTTGAATGTTAGATTATCCCGGACTGGCTAACTTTTATCTTGGTGACTGTTGGTTCTCAAAAATGattgtatttaaaaaatatataggtcctttatcttttctacatactttatatctggttttattcatttaagtttacactgaaaacgttttcccatccttattattattattattattattattattataataatatatttatttactgTTTGGACATAGGCGCCCGAAAAAACACGTAGGCAGCCCGCCCAATACTTTTCTATGCAGACAAAACCCTGGATCAGTATCGTGTATGATCTATCTGAAAGTAGTCTCTGTAAAATCACATAGAACCAAATCCTAAGGTGAGATCCATTCCACGTGTGGAACTCTGACTCTCATGGTCTGATGGGGAAGCGCATTAAGATTCCTGTGCAGCTTTAGTGGGATCAGCTTATAGTTCCACATTCAAACCATAGCACTGTTTATGCAATGTCTGCactcacgcacacatacacacacacacttctaattCTGAGGGGAGTGTAGCTGGTTGTCCTAGTAGGTTGATGGGTTAAGACacaggtatgtgtgtgtttcgtTTTTAGTCAAAGGGTGGGTGACAAATTAAGacaggtatgtgtgtgtttcatttttaGTCAAAAGGTGGGGGACAAATTAAGacaggtatgtgtgtgtttcgtTTTTAGTCAAAAGGTGGGGCACATATTCACATAATATAGTTGCTGTCTTACTGCACTGTATGTTTCTGTAATCGTCAGTACATGTTAAACACATTAACCACAAAACTGTCACAGTAATCTGAAGTCAAAGAGAAACATAACGCTGTGTGGGTTTTTGTTGTTAGTCAAAGGATGGGTGACACATTCATTTAGAGAATGGCCAGACCAGAGACATAGATATCCATTCACATAGTGGCCATCCCAGAGACATAGATATCAATTCACACTGCTATTTAAGTCAATATTTATTGTGTACGATCTACGTTGTATTAAGACAGGACTGTGTGAATTGACTCTCCCCCTGCTCCTTTaatctctcttctcatctctcccccccacccccagtaTAAGATCGGGCAGCTGTACATGATCAGCAAACACAGTAGTGAGCAGagcggaggaggggagggggtggaggtggtGAGGAACCAACCAGACTCACATCCCCAACACGGCCTGGGACAGCTTACTGAGAAACGCATCTACCTCAGCAGGTAACACAGGCACGcatgcgcacacaaacacacaccttctATCCCACACTCACCCCTATGGCCTAGCCCTAGAACAtaccacacacataccacacacatacGTCTACCTCAGCGAAGGTAACAGTAcattcctcccctctgtctgtctgtctctctctctgacagtaaACTGCCATCCTGGGTGAGTGTGTTTGTCCCCAGGGTATTCTATGTGACAGAGAAAGCCTGGAACTTCTATCCTTACACCATCACAGGTCTGACAACACTATTCTATCCACCACATACACAGCCTTTTCACCTGCTACCAACTTGTACTTCCTATAGGGTCAAGTCAACATACAACATAGAAAGTTACTTTGTTTCCTTGTCTGCACACAATCTGCCTTATCGAGACCCTATTTACTTTAAACATCTGtcgtaaatatgtgtgtgtgtgcctgtgtgtggtgTGCCACTAATGATGTTCCTCTCTATCCGTATGGAACTTCCGCGGTGTGTGCTTCAGAGTACTCAGTAAGTATTCACACATCATTTGCATGAAGCATGCAGTAGAGCTCATCAGTCTCCAAATGTCTGTGTACATATCCTCATCTgtctactcctctctccctccctcctctctctctccatccttctctctctctccatccttctccctccttccatccttctccctcccaccttctctccctccctccttctctctccctcaattcttatctctctccctccctccccccttctctctccctccatcgttTTCTCTCcgtccatccttctctctccctccctccttccctccatccacaTCCATCCTTCATCTACTGTAGGTGTCGTTCCTTCCCAAGTTCAGCATCCGTATTGAGACCAGGTTCGAGAACAACAATGGCGACAACAATAATGTGAGTATGaccgaaggagagagagaagtggggtgtggggggggagagagagagagaaattgtaaTATTCTCTACAGTGTGAGGAGAATGCTCATCAAATTGATGTGGCCATTACAAGGAAAACAAGCAAAGCACAGAATGCAATATCGGCAGATCTATTAGccatccactgtgtgtgtgtgtgtgtgtgtgtgtgtgtgtgtgtgtgtgtgtgtgtgtgtgtgtgtgtgtgtgtgtgtgtgtgtgtgtgtgtgtgtgtgtgtgtgtgtggtgtgtgtgtgtgtgtgagtgagtgtaagAGAGCGAGAAGGCTACATGCTTGTATTACAGGCTTGTTTCACCACCTTTTCTATGGCCTTCTCATGGAATtccgacacacaaacacaattctGAGCTGGTTTGTCCCTACAGCATGCCCCTGTAATCTCTGGATGGAAACCTGGGAACAAGACTGAACATGCCACTGAACTCATCTGGctgttagtctgtgtgtgtgtgtgtgtgtgtgtgtgtgtgtgtgtgtgtgtatccataaaTTTGGCGAAGCTTGTTTCAACCTTCTCCCAGCTACAGGTTACATGTGTTCATTTTAGCAGGAACACAGactcccacacacacccacacccataaATACACCTCTATTACAACACACAGCAACATAGAGGACATCTAAAGGGCACAAAAGCACAACCAGAACAGAGGAACACCAGCAGGTTTAAAGGATGAGGTAAAACAATGCTTTTGACATGGAAAAATGGGAACTATGACAAgtgtcaacagacagagagacagacagacatacagacaggagGGCAATACATACGTTATATAAGAAAATAGGTTCTTAAACACTCAGAGACACAGGACATAATAGGATCTGAAACCCAGCTGATTATCTCCCTGCTCTTCTCTTTGTTAAATACCAGCAGAGGAATGAACATCTTCAAAAGAGACATTACTCTCTCTTTCGCTTTCTGTCAAGACAaggggacagaacagaacagaaagaacagtgacttttctctctctctttctttgtgtcTCGTTCTTTCTCTTTCACCCCCGCTCGTCCTTCTTtgctccctctatctcccttacCCCTGctctccacctctttctctctcccctaatctccctcgacctcaccccctctctctctttcattctctctctctctttcattctctctctctctgtgtgtctgtgtgtgtgtgtggtgatttGCTCAAGGCCTGAGGGTGGGGTATTATGATGGGTGATATGGTGTGTGACCTCACtattccccctttttcctcatcTACTAGTCCCTggctccagtgtgtgtgagtctgtctatTTCTGAGTGACCTCCCCCTCTGTTCGGTTGCAGGTATTCGGGGACAGGCCCACCCCTGCAGAGAGCGTGAGCCACCTGGATATCCTTGTTGACCCCATCCCTGACAAACACTACAAGGAGACAGAGGTacaagcgtgcacacacacatttcctcCTTCTGAAGTTCCAGTAACTTCAGAAGCAAAGGTCAATCAGCAAGACACAtagctgaaaacacacacacactcactcactatcTCACGCAGAGACAGAGGAAGATGTACTGTAGATAAATGCAAACATAAATACACAGACACTTGTACAATCTATGCATCTTGGGCCACAGATGCCTATCATATTGAATCACTCATTTATTATATGTGAGGTATTGAGCAACAATCTGCTTACATAggcctacgcacacacacacacacacactccccctccccctgcaCACCGGCCAGTGATTTAGCTCAGTCAGCAGGTAATGTGTACTTTGTGTCTCTGTAGGACCTGAGTCGCTGGGTTTCTGAGAAGACGGGCAGAGGCCCCCTGGTGGAAGGGTGGTGGAAGGACAGCGCCCCCATCATGTGCTCCTATAAGAGGGTGAAGTGCAGTTTCGAAGTCTACGGCCTCCAGGGCAAGACTGAGGACTTCATACACAGGGTGAGAGGAAACTACATTTACCATCATGCATCAGGTGAGAACCTGACCTAAGGGTCAAATTGTTGTTTCAAGAAACACATTTGAGAGCATAGATTGTGTTTGGGGAATCTTCTTTTCTTTTTGCTCAACATATACACTTTGATCTCCAGCAGCACCTGCTCAAAGCCTTTGGATGTGTTTCTTTGATGTAAGAAATGTATTTTCTCTGTTGTGTATGATCTGACAGAACATCCAGGACATCCTACTGGTGGGACACAGACAGGCTGTGGCCTGGACAGACGAATGGCACGGTCAGTAGAGGACATGGTTATAATGCCTTATAACATATAGGACATGATTATAATAGGACATGGTTGTAATGCATTACATTACAGAACATGTTTATAATGCATCATAACATATAGGACATGATTATAATCTGACATAGTTATAATGCATTCTATTATAGAACATGGTTATAATGCCTTATAACATATAGGACATGATTATAATAGGACATgttataatgctttataacatATAGGAAATGATTGTAATAGGACATGgttataatgctttataacatATAGAACATGATTATATAATAGGACATGGTTATAATTCTTTAACATATAGGACATGATTATAATAGGACATGGTTATAATGCTTTAACATATAGGACATTATTATAATAGGACATGgttataatgctttataacatATAGGACATGATTATAAgaggttataatgcattatattaTAGAACATGGTTATAATAGATTATAATATAGAACATGATTATAATGCATTATATTATAGAACatggttataatgcattatactaCATTGTAATTTATGCCTTTCAATGTGATGTTGTTGACTGTTGCTGTATGTTTTTGTTCGGACAtgcttataatgcattatgatatACATAGTTTAATGCATTATGATACACATGTTACATGGTTAGAATGCATTATGATACACATGTTACATGGTTAGAATGCATTATGATACACATGTTACATGGTTATAATAATGCATTATAATCTCATCAGTCTGTGCTTTTCCTTACAGGGATGAGTTTGGAAGATGTGAGAGAGTTTGAGCAACAGATACAGGAACAGACCAACAGCAAACTCAAATCAACCCAGAACAACAACACAGGTAATtattagagctgggacgataaaccgaacATTTTCGACACCGACCATACCGATCACTTATCGaaggcattttgctgatatcatTCATTAAAATAAGTACtcctagagaaatgtgaagttttaaATTAAATACGTTTGCAAATATGGATGATTGTTAATTGGATGATTGATAGCTTCAACCACAAAACtagtagtttaaaggataatAATAAAAAACTGCGGTGCACATTAACTTTAGAAACGTATCGTTCTATTTATCGCTATCGTATCTATTCAGGCAATTTATCACtatatggatttttgtccatatcacTCAGCTGTAGTAACTACTGTAGTCTACTACTGTACTATTCTATATCATCCTTTAATAGAGAACGAGAGAGTGGGCGATgaggaggagaaaaagagggggagtgtgggggaggatagagagggtAGGTagtggagagaaaggagagagatagaaggaagagggggagaagagtaaggggagaggagagagcatagGTGGAAATGAGGGGAAagtaggggagagggggagggagaaagagcagggatgggagagaaggggagggggaagaAGGGAAGAGCATGCCGAGgcggagaggtggagaggaataAAGAAAGATCATTGAGAAGAAGAAGAGGTAAGAGAGAGCGAAGTAGCAAAATATGTATTTCACAGAAAGGAAGAGcaatgagagcagaggagagtgaGCCCAACagcctgacgactcaaactgaattcttccgctgctctatgttcgctacatacttcagtctgagactgcaaTCATTGAAATTCGTTTGTGGTGACGTCCAAATGAGggctgttgtacaaaacaaagtaatcagtgattggatcgtctctaaccaatcagagtatcaaagccaatgacgaattttcaaaacgctgcttggtccgacccatcggtttctgggaccaatcagaactgTTAGAATATGTTTGCGTTCTAGAAATCATTGTgtaggtactcagatccagactcattgcagaGAATAAACTAATGTCTGTGGGCGTGGCCTAGCGTTTGGCTGGAACAAGGAGTTTGGGTAACTATTGCAGCACTTACTGCAAATGTCAGCCCTAGTGGGGGTCTGCGTGTGTGTGGGGTCACTCTGCCCCCTGCTGGTAAATCATGAGAAGCTCGGCCGGCTGTTGCTGCTGAATGATATCGAGGGCAGCAGCCACGGTATGGCCcgtagcatgtgtgtgtgttatgcgaGACATGAGGCTGAAATGACTAAGCCTAAATGGATTTGCAGTCATTGCTCACTCTCTCTGCTGCAGCTCGCTGCGCTGTCCTGACCACCTACAGGCCAGAACATGCTACTGCAGGCACCTATCAGATTTTACACAAAAACATTTCATGCCATTCATCTCATTTGGGGGAAAAAAAGTGTATTTTTATTATGGGTGTGTGAACTGTGAAGGGATGTGTATTTAAATAATTTAACCCCTCAACTCCCCCTTcgtccccctcccccaccctccgttcccctcttcctccccctcctcccccttcgttcccctcttcctcccccctcccacttcgttcccctcttcctcccccctcccccactccccctttgttcccctcttcctcccccctccccccttcgttcccctcttcctcccccttgttcccctcttcctcccccctcccctcttcgttcccctcccccctcccccttcgttcccctccccccctccccccttcgtTCCCCTCTTCCCCCCACTCCCCATTCgtttcccctcttcctccccctcccccttcgtTCCCCTCTTCCTACCCCCTCCCCCCCTTcgttcccctcttcctccccctccccctccccccttcgttcccctcttcctccctcctccccctcccacttcgttcccctcttcctcccactcccccttcattcccctcttcctccccccgcctctctctctctttctcatcggCAGCAGCCCCTCGTCCGGCGTTCTCCCGCTCTATGTCCGTCACAGACGAGCGCTCTCTGAAGAAGATGGGAGTGAAGACTATAGCCATGTCAGACCCCTCCACCTCCACACTGCCTCATACCACTGTCCGCCTTAACTCCACCCCTGAGTAACACACACACGTTCATGTTCATACAGATGCACCAATTCCTGCCTGCCTTAAACCCCTCAGTGACAGTAACTACACTGCTACAGTTCCTTTTTTTATTACACCATCCACCACAAACACACTTAACCAATAAAGCTACACCGTCAACAGAAGCAGCACTTAGAGCACTCACATGCCTACCCCTATATCCAGCTGTAACTATATAACCCATACACCCAACCCGGTCCTACCCCTTTCTCCAGCTGTAACTATATAACCCATACACCCAACCCCCGGTCCTACCCCTTGCTCCAGCTGTAACTATATAACCCATACACCCAACCCCCGGTCCTACCCCTTTCTCCAGCTGTAACTATATAACCCATACACCCAACCCCTGGTCCTACCCCTTTATCCAGCTGTAACTATATATGATGTAGAGCTTACTCAATATACTGTGTAGGGCTTACTCAATATACTGAGTAGCGCTTACTCAATATACTGTGTAGAGCTTACTCAATAGACTGTGTAGAGCTTACTCAATAGACTGTGTAGAGCTTACTCAATAGACTGTGTAGAGCTTACTCA from Coregonus clupeaformis isolate EN_2021a chromosome 17, ASM2061545v1, whole genome shotgun sequence includes these protein-coding regions:
- the LOC121542929 gene encoding cytoplasmic phosphatidylinositol transfer protein 1 isoform X2, producing the protein MLMKEYRICMPLTVEEYKIGQLYMISKHSSEQSGGGEGVEVVRNQPDSHPQHGLGQLTEKRIYLSSKLPSWVSVFVPRVFYVTEKAWNFYPYTITEYSVSFLPKFSIRIETRFENNNGDNNNVFGDRPTPAESVSHLDILVDPIPDKHYKETEDLSRWVSEKTGRGPLVEGWWKDSAPIMCSYKRVKCSFEVYGLQGKTEDFIHRNIQDILLVGHRQAVAWTDEWHGMSLEDVREFEQQIQEQTNSKLKSTQNNNTAPRPAFSRSMSVTDERSLKKMGVKTIAMSDPSTSTLPHTTVRLNSTPE
- the LOC121542929 gene encoding cytoplasmic phosphatidylinositol transfer protein 1 isoform X1, whose product is MLMKEYRICMPLTVEEYKIGQLYMISKHSSEQSGGGEGVEVVRNQPDSHPQHGLGQLTEKRIYLSSKLPSWVSVFVPRVFYVTEKAWNFYPYTITEYSVSFLPKFSIRIETRFENNNGDNNNVFGDRPTPAESVSHLDILVDPIPDKHYKETEDLSRWVSEKTGRGPLVEGWWKDSAPIMCSYKRVKCSFEVYGLQGKTEDFIHRNIQDILLVGHRQAVAWTDEWHGMSLEDVREFEQQIQEQTNSKLKSTQNNNTAAPRPAFSRSMSVTDERSLKKMGVKTIAMSDPSTSTLPHTTVRLNSTPE
- the LOC121542929 gene encoding cytoplasmic phosphatidylinositol transfer protein 1 isoform X3, with translation MISKHSSEQSGGGEGVEVVRNQPDSHPQHGLGQLTEKRIYLSSKLPSWVSVFVPRVFYVTEKAWNFYPYTITEYSVSFLPKFSIRIETRFENNNGDNNNVFGDRPTPAESVSHLDILVDPIPDKHYKETEDLSRWVSEKTGRGPLVEGWWKDSAPIMCSYKRVKCSFEVYGLQGKTEDFIHRNIQDILLVGHRQAVAWTDEWHGMSLEDVREFEQQIQEQTNSKLKSTQNNNTAAPRPAFSRSMSVTDERSLKKMGVKTIAMSDPSTSTLPHTTVRLNSTPE